GTTCCCACAGACGTAGCGTGTGCAGTCTTGGAAAGGCTTCTTCTCCAATCACGGAGTGATCGTAAACGCTCTCCAGCTTATCACAGAATCTTATCTGCAGAGTTTCAAGGTTTTGGAAGCGCAGGGTTGAACAAAAGAGACCAACAAGATTTGGACAGCAATCGATATGGATGTGTTTAAGGCTAGTGAAGTTTGTTTCCTTCTCCACACCAGCAAACAAGAAGCTCAATTTTTCGAGATTCGAGATCCATAGCTTCTCCAAGCTTAAAACTTCAGACACATCCTCTAATTCTGCCGTAAAGATGCTTTCCATTTGGTCACACCTCTGAATCCAACACTCTCTCATTCCTCTGAGGTTCtgcagttcaaaatccgagagttGCTTCACCAACTTCACGTCATTCAAGAAGACGACATCCGCATGATGAAGGACTCCTCCAATTCCCCAAGGACGAACATGATGGATCTCCAGAAATCGGCAAGCATTCGGGGGATGCGAACAATATTTCGTTCCGAAGTAAGTTTCTCTGAAAACAAAGTTCTCGTTTTGGAAAACAAACTCACTGTCTCTGTTCGCTTCTTCGGAGGGACAAACACGAAAATGGAACCTCAGAAAGCAATTATCCCACAGCGGAGAATCTTTGTCCAAGTATTGGAAGAAACTGGTGTTGCTTACAGACAAGTAACTTCTGTTGTCGTCCACGCATGTATTGATGGAGGCATACACTCCGGCGTGCTCGTCCCAAGTCAATCCAGCCTGCAGCCACTGCATGACATTCCAATCAACTGCGTTGCTCTCTGTGCACAGCTTCAGGCTCAGTAAGTGACCAGTTTTTGTGATCCCGTATGGGAATTCTGGCAGTGCAATACCCGAAAGATCGAGCTCCTTCAGTTTTGAGGGATCTGCTATGTGAAACACACTTTCCTGGAAGTTTATGCGCCGGCATCCTCTGAGAAAAAGGCAGCGGAGTTCTGGGAGCCCGGATAAAAATGGGAAGGACTCGATTGAGGTACGAGAAAGATCAAGGACTCTCAGCATGTTCATCATAGCGAATGATCCAGGAGAGATCGTCCTCAGGGCAGAGCACCCTGAAGCGTCAAGCACCAGGAGGTTCCGTAGTGAGCGGATGTTCCGTAGCTCCTCTAAATGTTCGCAACCTTTTAGGAGTAGATATTGAAGATTGGCCAAATTGGAGGTAGAGGACGGCAAATTCGTGATTGCAGTGAAGGAAAGGTCCAAAACACTGAGAGTGAGGATCTGCCTGTTGTCAAAGAATGAGTTCGGGATTACCTTCAACCAGCGAATTCCCCGGAGAAATAAGGAGGAAAGGAAGGACTGGGGGATTTGTGGCAGTCTATCCGTGCTGCTCTCCATCAATGAGATCCTCTTGTTTCGCCCATCAGGAAACCAAATGGAAGTCAGCCCTTCTGAATGGGTGGCACAGGAATATCCATGGTCGCCTCGTTGCCTCCCAGTGTCCATGAGAACCTCTCGAACAGCTTCATGCATGCGGACATGGTCATCGTCGTCCCTGTATAATAGACGACGATGTAAAAGCAGCAGCAGGATCTTTTGAGCCTTATCAGTAGCCGCTACACTCAGATATCCTTCAGCAATCAGTCCGTCCATGAGCCAATACTGGATCAGTTCATCGTCATGGAGTGCCATATCCCCAGGGAAGAGCAAGCAGTAAACGAGGCAGTGTTTTACCTCATCGTCCGGCAACATGGAGTAAGCGAACCTTGCGGCAGTAACCTCGTTCAGCAATGCCGACGACACTTTAGCAGTTAATTCCTCATTTGCCGAATCAGTAATCGAATCCTTCAAGGCTCCTGCCATTAGCACGATCAACAAAGGCATGCCATGGCTTCCTTCCACCACCATTTGCCCGAAACGATTCACGATGCTGTGCCCAGAAATTTGGCAGAACAAATCCCACGATTCCTTTCTACTGAGCGAGCTCTGTTGGATCACGACATCAGGCTCCATCACTGTTTGTGTTCTCATGGTTCTGGTGGTGACGACGACCTTGGAGGCATTGTGCCTGGGTGTAGGTACTCCCAGTGTTGCCAGCATACGATCCTCTGTAAACCAAGCATCATCCAGCACCAACAGGAACCTCCTCCCGGATAGAAACGAATGGATCTTTTCTGTGACCCTTTCTTCATCGCCATTGTCTTCAACCACGATCGACAGGCTCTCCAGTATCTTCTGTCTCACCCGTCTGGTGGTACAAGTGACGGACAGGGAGATCCAAAGGAAGACATCAAAGAGGGGAGAAGCCATCGCTCGACCATAAGCTTGTCTTGCGGTCCATGTCTTCCCTAGTCCAGAAATCCCGTAAACGACCACCGTCCCAACGTTGGGATTTGTTACCTCTTCCATCAAATGCTGAATGCTGCGCTCCCCCGTGGCCATTGCTCCGTCCAGAGCTCCGACAATGCAAGTGTACACCCTTGATTGAGCTGGTGTTCCTTTGTTGAAGAATATGGCTGTACCGGGACAAATGGAACTCAAAGCATTTGCTCTAAGAGAGACTCCTTAGGTGTGATCTGAAGAATGTTTCACTTGGTGTTCCAGAAAAAATGAAGTGCACGATACAAGATTGAAGGTTTCCGAGAAGCAGGGGGGACAACGCCGAGAAGGCACCGAGAACCTGCATGTTTGGTAGGTCAAAATCGAGGTGCTGATAATGTTGACCAAAAAGACCGTCCCTCGACTGACCTGTCCCGATCATTTTCCTGGAAATTGCACGCGTTTAGTCTTCGGAGGCACCTCTTTCCGATCCATTTCCACGCTCCTACAGTTCGTGATGACCGACACGCACGAAACTGGAAACTGTCTCACATTCCAGAGACCTTCCTTGATCCACACATACTTCATCATTCTTCCTAGTTCAGTTGCAGGACACACTGACACTAGATCGATGCCAGTGCAGGTTATCTGAGAGGGCTAAACAAGAGAGATCGATGCAGGTCTTCCCCTACAGGTGGAGGCTAATATGGAATGACTGGGATCTCCGGTCATTTATCTTGATCAGCTTGAGCTTGCAGATCATCCTCATCTTCTCCGGGAGCCTCAGGAAGCGCGTCGTCTCCAGCTGGATCAGCCTCATTCTCTGGTCCGCCTACCTGCTCGCCGACTGGGTCGCCACCTTCGCCCTCGGCATCCTCTCCAATACCCAAACCGACTCTGGCTGCGCCTCTTCCTCTCACACCCAGAACAATGACCTCCTCGCTTTCTGGTCCCCTTTCCTTCTCCTGCACCTCGGCGGTCCTGATACCATCACGGCTTTCTCCCTCGAGGATAATGAGCTGTGGCTGAGGCACTTGCTGGGACTCGTGTTTCAGGTTGCTGTAGCTTTCTACGTCTTCGTTGGTTCCTTGCCGCAAACCAGGCTCAAGTCCCCAGCGGCCATGATGTTTCTCGTCGGGATTCTCAAGTACGGCGAGAGGTCATGGTCGCTCATGTGTGCGAGCATGGACTGCTTGCGAAACTCCATGGTCACGCCCCCCGACCCCGGCCCCAACTATGCCAAGTTCATGGAGGACTATGCGGCGATGTCCGCCGCCGGACTAAGAACGGAGATTGAGATGAAGAAAGAGCCAGAATCGAGACCGCGGTCATTGGATACATTGGTGGAGGAGATCCGCACAGTCACGATGGTGACGAAAGCTCATCAGTTCTTCCACACTTTCAAGCGCCTTATCGTCGACCTCATCCTCAGCTTCCACGATCGAAACGAGAGCCAGTCCTTCTTTCTCAAGCGCTCTCCCATCCAGGCTTTCAAGGTGATCGAGATCGAGCTCTCCTTCGTGTACGAGATGCTTTACACCAAGTCCACCGTCCTTCATACTGTTGCTGGCCCTGTCCTTCGTTTCACCAGTTTCTTCTTCATTCTCACTGCTCTTCTGCTTTTCTTGTTCACCGAAAAGCACGGATACAAAGAGATCGACATTATAATTACTTACACGCTCTTAGCAGGAGCTCTTGCTCTCGAGATCTATTCTGTTGGTCTGTTGATATTCTCGGATTGGGCCTCTCTCAGGCTGAAAGATCTCGGATATCCCCGACTTTCCAACATGGTCTCTGCCATAAACTCTTTCTTCCGGCCACCCAACAAGCCCAGATGGTCTAATTCCATGGCGCAGCATAATCTCATTAGCTTCTGCCTCCAACACCGTCCATCCCCATTTAACAGATTCCTCCACTTCCTCACGGTAAAAGAAGCATGGGACAGGTACTGGCATACCAGCTATTGCCCTGTTACCGACGACCTGAAAGAATTCGTCTTCGAGGACCTCAAGAACAAATCCATCGGCGCAGATGATTCCAAAGGCTACAAGCGTTTCAGCACCTGCAGAGGTAGATGGGCTCTGCAGCAGAAGGGGCATCTGAAGGAACTTGGCTGGAGCGTGGAGGTGGAATTCGACGAAAGCATTCTGTTGTGGCACATTGCCACTGATCTCTGCTTTTACTCCGACGACACCAACCAGTCGACGGATACGCTTTCTTACCGAAGGATCAGCAAGCGTGCGTCGGACTACATGCTGTACCTTCTCGTCGTGCGGCCTTTCATGCTGACCGCTGGGATTGGACAGATCAGGTACGGGGACACCTGCGCGGAGGCCAAGAACTTCTTCTCGCGTGGTGTGGAGACACCAGATCAGGAACAAGCCTGCGAGATGCTTCTTTGCGTGGAGACCAAAGTCCCGCCTGTGCAGGTGAAAGGGGACCGAAGCAAATCGGTGTTGTTCGATGCCTGTATGCTAGCAAAAGACTTGCTGGAGGTGGAGGAGCAAAGAAGATGGAAGTTAGTGAGTGCAGTATGGGTGGAGATGCTATGTTACGCCGCAAGCAATTGCAGAGGGTACTTCCACGCGAAGCAGCTCAGCGCCGGTGGAGAGCTGCTCACGATGGTGTGGTTTCTAATGGCCCATTTAGGAATAGGGGAGCAGTATCGGATCGAAGAAGGGCATGCAAGGGCCAAATTGACGATAGAGAAGTAATTACGCTCTCCCACTACAGCTCTATTCTATCATTGAGTTAAATCTATCAACATGTAGTCGATTGGATTGATGCACGTAATCCACCGAGATGATATGTTGGAGTTATCTGAAAATATAGTCAAATATGATATTTGATTTGCATGGTTTATTTGTGGGTGTTTCAGGAAAACAAATGCATGAATgttacaagaaaaagaaaaaaattctatCCCTGACAGATACAA
The window above is part of the Musa acuminata AAA Group cultivar baxijiao chromosome BXJ1-1, Cavendish_Baxijiao_AAA, whole genome shotgun sequence genome. Proteins encoded here:
- the LOC135606856 gene encoding uncharacterized protein LOC135606856 → MQVFPYRWRLIWNDWDLRSFILISLSLQIILIFSGSLRKRVVSSWISLILWSAYLLADWVATFALGILSNTQTDSGCASSSHTQNNDLLAFWSPFLLLHLGGPDTITAFSLEDNELWLRHLLGLVFQVAVAFYVFVGSLPQTRLKSPAAMMFLVGILKYGERSWSLMCASMDCLRNSMVTPPDPGPNYAKFMEDYAAMSAAGLRTEIEMKKEPESRPRSLDTLVEEIRTVTMVTKAHQFFHTFKRLIVDLILSFHDRNESQSFFLKRSPIQAFKVIEIELSFVYEMLYTKSTVLHTVAGPVLRFTSFFFILTALLLFLFTEKHGYKEIDIIITYTLLAGALALEIYSVGLLIFSDWASLRLKDLGYPRLSNMVSAINSFFRPPNKPRWSNSMAQHNLISFCLQHRPSPFNRFLHFLTVKEAWDRYWHTSYCPVTDDLKEFVFEDLKNKSIGADDSKGYKRFSTCRGRWALQQKGHLKELGWSVEVEFDESILLWHIATDLCFYSDDTNQSTDTLSYRRISKRASDYMLYLLVVRPFMLTAGIGQIRYGDTCAEAKNFFSRGVETPDQEQACEMLLCVETKVPPVQVKGDRSKSVLFDACMLAKDLLEVEEQRRWKLVSAVWVEMLCYAASNCRGYFHAKQLSAGGELLTMVWFLMAHLGIGEQYRIEEGHARAKLTIEK
- the LOC103978466 gene encoding disease resistance protein At4g27190-like; the protein is MATGERSIQHLMEEVTNPNVGTVVVYGISGLGKTWTARQAYGRAMASPLFDVFLWISLSVTCTTRRVRQKILESLSIVVEDNGDEERVTEKIHSFLSGRRFLLVLDDAWFTEDRMLATLGVPTPRHNASKVVVTTRTMRTQTVMEPDVVIQQSSLSRKESWDLFCQISGHSIVNRFGQMVVEGSHGMPLLIVLMAGALKDSITDSANEELTAKVSSALLNEVTAARFAYSMLPDDEVKHCLVYCLLFPGDMALHDDELIQYWLMDGLIAEGYLSVAATDKAQKILLLLLHRRLLYRDDDDHVRMHEAVREVLMDTGRQRGDHGYSCATHSEGLTSIWFPDGRNKRISLMESSTDRLPQIPQSFLSSLFLRGIRWLKVIPNSFFDNRQILTLSVLDLSFTAITNLPSSTSNLANLQYLLLKGCEHLEELRNIRSLRNLLVLDASGCSALRTISPGSFAMMNMLRVLDLSRTSIESFPFLSGLPELRCLFLRGCRRINFQESVFHIADPSKLKELDLSGIALPEFPYGITKTGHLLSLKLCTESNAVDWNVMQWLQAGLTWDEHAGVYASINTCVDDNRSYLSVSNTSFFQYLDKDSPLWDNCFLRFHFRVCPSEEANRDSEFVFQNENFVFRETYFGTKYCSHPPNACRFLEIHHVRPWGIGGVLHHADVVFLNDVKLVKQLSDFELQNLRGMRECWIQRCDQMESIFTAELEDVSEVLSLEKLWISNLEKLSFLFAGVEKETNFTSLKHIHIDCCPNLVGLFCSTLRFQNLETLQIRFCDKLESVYDHSVIGEEAFPRLHTLRLWELPELKSVCGGILPCLKHLKVKECPKLKALPVGVNDMTPIAIIRGERQWWNNLTWEDERIKSHLLFRRWGRF